In the genome of Helicovermis profundi, the window CAGAGTTTGGTTCCTTTATCCCATAATTTGAAAGAATTAAATCATCATTTCCTTTAATTTCATATATATCAAGCTCATTAGAGGCTTTATTTACTTTTGGAATAAATACATTTTTATGATTTTCTAGCAAATAATTTATGATTTTATCAGTTTTTACTTCATTTCTAAAATCCATATAAAGTAATATATTTGTTGCCTTATTTACAGTAGGATTTTCTTTTAATTTTAGAAAAATTTTATCGCTTTTTTCATTAACTTCATTTTTAGATAAGTTCATTCTATTTTGTATCATAGATTTTCTAAGAGTTTTTTTCATAATTACCACCTTTTTAAGTTGCTATTTACATTATTATAAATGAAATTCTGTTATAATGATACTGTTAAAAATACTAAAAAGGAAAATACTATGAAGAATATTGCTATATATGTATGTGGAGAAGTTTCTAAAAAATGCACTGCAAATGGATGTTTAAGAGCTTTTAACAATAAAAGTGAGTCATTTGAAAGGTACGGTGGTGAGAAAATTCAGTTGGTATCCTTTAATAACTGCCCAGGCTGCGATGAATTGCCAATAGAAAATTTAACTAAAAAAATAGAAAAATTTAAAAAAGCTAAGGTAGATGTAGTTCATTTATCAACTTGTATAAGGGGAAGATGTGAATATTATGAAGACTTTGCTAAATTACTTTCAAAAGAATTTGAAGTGATTGGATATACACATGGTTCGAGAAATGGTAAAAAAAATAACAATATTGATATATATAAGAGTAAAATTTGAATATGGATTATGAAGTTAAGGGTATTTTATAAATAGTTATAAATGTTTTTTTACATAAAATAAGGGTAAAAAATAAAATATGCTAGGAGTGTAATTAAATCTGATATTTGCTGGAGGTTCATATGATTAGAAAAAATTATAATAATATGATACTAAATAGAGCAGAAAAAAGCTTTGATAAAATAATTCCTTTTGCTATAATTGCTTCTTGGATTTCGGCACTAGTTATTTATTTTAGTAAGATTCCTAAATACTTTGTCTATCTTGATATAATATTAGGTTTAGGGTTTGTATATATGTTAATTAGGCGAAAAAATTTATCTATGGAAACAAAAATAATGATGACTGTTTTAATGCCTATTTTAATTGGTATATTTTCATTTTTAGATGGAGCGTTTACTAGTTCTGCTATAACATTATTTATGCTTAGTGAAAGTGTTGCAGTTTTATTATTGTCAAAAAAGAAGAGTCTTATTTTGTCCTCAGTTTTGATTGGAGTATTTTTAAGTCTATGGTTTATTTCATTTAATGAATTGTTTGGGACAACAAATCCTATGGGTAACGCAAAGTGGATTGTACAGTTTATAACATTTGTTTTTTTTATTATTGTTATACATATTTTGATTTTTAATATTCGAAATTATTTATTAGAGAATATTATAGAATTAGAAGATAAAGTTGAATTGACGTATAAGTTAGCTTATTTTGATTCGTTGACTGGTTTAGCTAATTTAGCGATGCTAAAGAAACATCTTAATGAATGTATTAACACTTCACTCGAAGGAGGATATATCGTTAGCATAAGTTTAAAGAATTTAAATTTGATTAATTCAATTTATGGAAATGCTATGGGGGATAAAGTGTTAATAGAAGTCGCGAATTTATTGATTCAAATGAAGGATACTTCTGAATTTATTTCTCGTGTAAGTGGAAATGACTTTGTAATATGTGTTGAAAATGTTAATAAATATGATTTGTTAAAAAGATTGAGATATTTGAAAGAAGAATTTTATAAACAATTTAATGTTTCGAATATGCAAAAAAAAGTTGAATTCTATATAAGTTATTCAAAGTGTAAAACAAATGATGATATTGAAGAATGCTATAACAAAGCTATGCTAGCTTTGACTTATGCTAAATCACATGATGTTCCGTATTTTGTTGCTTACGGTCAAACTTTAGATGATATTGTACGGTATGAGGAAACCCTTAAAGAAGAATTAAAAATTGCTGTTTCATTAAATGAATTTGAACTATATTATCAAAATAAAATAAATGCTAAAACAGGTTTAATAAAAGGTGTTGAAGCTCTTGCAAGATGGAATTCAAAATCTTTTGGTATTATTGGTCCAAATGAGTTTATACCAATAATAGAAAAAATTAATATGGCGGTAGCTTTTGGTGAAATAATTATAAGAAAAGCTTTTAGTGACTATGCTGAATTATGTAAAAAAACTAATAAAAAAATTACTTTATCGATTAATATTTCGCCTCTTCACTTAAGCTCTGATAAATTTATAACATTTATAACGACTGTATCTAAGGAATTTGATATAGATCCCAAATATATAATTTTAGAAATAACAGAAGTTTCACTATTAAAAAGTAACGATATAATTATTGATAGAATTCGAGATTTAAGAGAATTAGGCTTTAGTATATCGCTAGATGATTTTGGTACAGGATATTCATCTCTTAATTATTTAAATAAATTTGATATTGATGAGATTAAAATTGATAAATCTTTTATTGATCAAATAACGGATAGTAACAAAAATAATGCACTACTAAAAACTATTATTAATTTAAGTAAAGAGTATA includes:
- a CDS encoding 5-formyltetrahydrofolate cyclo-ligase — encoded protein: MKKTLRKSMIQNRMNLSKNEVNEKSDKIFLKLKENPTVNKATNILLYMDFRNEVKTDKIINYLLENHKNVFIPKVNKASNELDIYEIKGNDDLILSNYGIKEPNSDLLKVVNPKEIDLILSPGVAFTKECYRIGYGGGFYDKLLTKTNENIITIALAFEMQIVDSLPIESHDKQLDFVQTEEKLYKK
- a CDS encoding CGGC domain-containing protein, which encodes MKNIAIYVCGEVSKKCTANGCLRAFNNKSESFERYGGEKIQLVSFNNCPGCDELPIENLTKKIEKFKKAKVDVVHLSTCIRGRCEYYEDFAKLLSKEFEVIGYTHGSRNGKKNNNIDIYKSKI
- a CDS encoding putative bifunctional diguanylate cyclase/phosphodiesterase yields the protein MIRKNYNNMILNRAEKSFDKIIPFAIIASWISALVIYFSKIPKYFVYLDIILGLGFVYMLIRRKNLSMETKIMMTVLMPILIGIFSFLDGAFTSSAITLFMLSESVAVLLLSKKKSLILSSVLIGVFLSLWFISFNELFGTTNPMGNAKWIVQFITFVFFIIVIHILIFNIRNYLLENIIELEDKVELTYKLAYFDSLTGLANLAMLKKHLNECINTSLEGGYIVSISLKNLNLINSIYGNAMGDKVLIEVANLLIQMKDTSEFISRVSGNDFVICVENVNKYDLLKRLRYLKEEFYKQFNVSNMQKKVEFYISYSKCKTNDDIEECYNKAMLALTYAKSHDVPYFVAYGQTLDDIVRYEETLKEELKIAVSLNEFELYYQNKINAKTGLIKGVEALARWNSKSFGIIGPNEFIPIIEKINMAVAFGEIIIRKAFSDYAELCKKTNKKITLSINISPLHLSSDKFITFITTVSKEFDIDPKYIILEITEVSLLKSNDIIIDRIRDLRELGFSISLDDFGTGYSSLNYLNKFDIDEIKIDKSFIDQITDSNKNNALLKTIINLSKEYNLDLVAEGVETKEQCDYLVELGCYVIQGYYFSKPEPLGNSK